One window of bacterium genomic DNA carries:
- a CDS encoding M23 family metallopeptidase → MGKRRHINVVIAPEDRSGTLTFRMQLRYFYAAVILTSVVFVLIVGLVVNQAMDEAKLGELELLRRQNGQLKEKVARVAAVEKKITDLEVIEDKLMVIAGEREAARELAPVSVEGSEPGGEFLSVAEGIRQFRELATSRRGITLKAPNGNPVENGWVTRGFGENAGLEGHSFHNGCDVACPEGTPVAVTAPGVVTFAGENPVYGNLVIVQHGLTGYSTFYGHNRELKVRVGQKLERGDAIALVGSTGRSSAPHLHYEVRLHGVPVNPAKYMTPAERGEEEEPLPPAEEEAPPQQEERPSGDEREGGIPAGDEKAGGDKEPPPPPEPPK, encoded by the coding sequence ATGGGAAAACGCAGGCACATCAACGTCGTCATCGCGCCGGAGGACCGCTCCGGGACGTTGACCTTCCGCATGCAGCTAAGGTACTTTTACGCCGCCGTCATCTTAACCTCCGTCGTCTTCGTCCTTATCGTGGGCCTGGTGGTGAACCAGGCCATGGACGAGGCCAAGCTCGGCGAGCTCGAGCTGCTCCGCCGCCAGAACGGCCAACTTAAGGAGAAGGTGGCACGCGTCGCCGCGGTCGAGAAGAAGATAACGGATCTCGAGGTAATCGAGGATAAATTGATGGTCATCGCGGGAGAGCGCGAGGCGGCCCGGGAGCTCGCGCCGGTATCGGTGGAGGGAAGCGAACCCGGGGGCGAATTTTTATCAGTGGCCGAAGGGATCCGGCAATTCCGCGAACTGGCTACGTCGCGGCGGGGCATAACGCTGAAAGCGCCCAACGGCAATCCGGTGGAAAACGGCTGGGTAACGCGGGGGTTCGGCGAAAACGCCGGCCTGGAGGGACACTCCTTCCATAACGGTTGCGACGTCGCCTGTCCCGAGGGTACTCCCGTCGCGGTAACGGCCCCGGGCGTCGTAACGTTCGCGGGCGAAAACCCGGTTTACGGCAACCTCGTCATCGTCCAACACGGCCTTACCGGCTACAGCACCTTCTACGGCCACAACCGAGAGCTAAAAGTGCGCGTGGGCCAAAAATTAGAACGCGGCGACGCCATAGCGCTCGTCGGCAGCACGGGCCGGAGCTCCGCCCCCCACCTCCATTACGAGGTCCGCCTCCACGGCGTACCGGTCAACCCGGCCAAGTATATGACGCCGGCCGAGAGAGGAGAGGAAGAGGAGCCCCTCCCGCCGGCGGAGGAGGAAGCGCCGCCGCAACAAGAGGAAAGACCCTCGGGCGATGAACGCGAGGGCGGTATTCCGGCGGGCGACGAGAAGGCCGGAGGTGACAAGGAACCGCCCCCGCCCCCCGAGCCGCCGAAATAA
- a CDS encoding AAA family ATPase → MIKDEVKQARELSAALGRFESAIGEVIIGQRDVIFEVLAGLLAGGHCILTGVPGLAKTLLVSTLSRALELSFSRIQFTPDLMPADITGTEVLEEDRERRRHFRFVRGPIFAQVVLADEINRTPPKTQAALLQAMQEGQVTVGGVTHELPKPFYVLATRNPIEQEGTYPLPEAQLDRFMLNILVPYPSAEEEAEIVAATTAAPRPEPEPALTADDIIAYRKLVRRVPLPADVLEKATALVRKTRAGADAPDFVNQWVKWGAGPRAGQHLILAAKAAALLSGNFAVTLDEVERLVKPVLRHRLVLNFIAEAEGVTADDVLTRLVADTLD, encoded by the coding sequence GTGATAAAAGACGAAGTAAAGCAAGCGCGCGAGCTAAGCGCGGCGCTGGGCCGGTTCGAGAGCGCCATCGGCGAAGTCATCATCGGCCAGCGCGACGTCATTTTCGAGGTCCTGGCGGGCCTCCTCGCCGGCGGCCACTGCATACTCACCGGCGTACCGGGCCTCGCCAAGACCCTCCTGGTGTCGACGCTGTCGCGCGCGCTCGAGCTCTCGTTCTCCAGGATTCAGTTCACGCCCGACCTGATGCCGGCGGATATAACCGGAACCGAGGTTTTGGAGGAGGACCGCGAGCGGCGGCGCCACTTCCGCTTCGTACGCGGGCCTATATTCGCGCAAGTGGTACTAGCCGACGAAATAAACCGCACGCCCCCTAAGACCCAGGCCGCCCTACTCCAAGCCATGCAAGAGGGCCAGGTCACGGTGGGCGGCGTTACGCACGAACTGCCCAAACCGTTCTACGTATTGGCCACCCGAAACCCGATCGAACAGGAGGGAACCTATCCCCTCCCCGAGGCCCAGCTGGACCGGTTTATGCTGAACATACTCGTACCCTACCCCTCGGCGGAAGAGGAGGCCGAGATCGTCGCCGCGACGACCGCGGCGCCGCGGCCGGAGCCTGAGCCGGCGCTGACCGCCGACGACATCATCGCTTACCGGAAACTCGTGCGCCGCGTCCCGCTCCCGGCGGACGTGCTCGAGAAGGCCACCGCGCTCGTCCGGAAAACGCGCGCCGGCGCCGACGCGCCCGATTTCGTGAACCAATGGGTTAAATGGGGAGCCGGGCCCCGGGCGGGACAGCACCTGATCTTGGCGGCCAAGGCCGCGGCCCTTTTGTCGGGCAACTTCGCCGTTACGCTCGACGAGGTCGAGAGGTTGGTGAAGCCGGTGCTGCGCCACCGCCTGGTTTTGAACTTCATCGCCGAGGCGGAGGGCGTCACGGCCGACGACGTGCTGACCCGCCTCGTCGCGGACACGTTGGATTGA
- a CDS encoding polymer-forming cytoskeletal protein — translation MFGKDVSSAGDSKLNSIIGKGSQYEGEIVVAGGLKIDGTFKGKIKADSVFVGKEAVIEATVDTNVAVVGGKVLGDVTARESLELQAKSELVGNVITKNLIVGESAILDGYCDMGQKERHAKKDAEKKPSGEPAKPAAPAASPGHGSAIPASAPSRQTDKN, via the coding sequence ATGTTCGGAAAAGACGTCAGTTCCGCCGGCGATAGTAAGCTCAACTCCATTATCGGCAAAGGCTCGCAGTACGAAGGCGAAATCGTAGTGGCGGGAGGCCTAAAGATAGACGGGACGTTTAAAGGCAAAATCAAGGCGGACTCGGTCTTCGTCGGCAAAGAGGCCGTTATCGAAGCCACCGTCGACACCAACGTCGCCGTCGTCGGCGGCAAAGTACTGGGGGACGTCACGGCGCGCGAGAGCCTGGAACTACAAGCCAAGTCCGAACTCGTCGGCAACGTTATAACCAAAAACCTGATCGTAGGCGAATCCGCCATCCTCGACGGCTATTGCGATATGGGCCAAAAGGAGCGCCACGCCAAAAAGGACGCCGAGAAAAAACCCTCGGGAGAACCGGCGAAACCTGCCGCCCCGGCCGCTTCCCCCGGCCACGGCTCCGCCATCCCGGCTTCGGCACCCTCCCGGCAAACCGATAAAAACTAG